A genomic window from Streptococcus sanguinis includes:
- a CDS encoding PTS mannose/fructose/sorbose/N-acetylgalactosamine transporter subunit IIC: MIQWWQILLLTLYSAYQICDELTIVSSAGSPVFAGFITGLIMGDLTTGLFIGGSLQLFVLGVGTFGGASRIDATSGAVLATAFSVAQGIKPELAIATIAVPVATLLTYFDILGRMTTTYFAHRVDAAVERFDYKGIERNYLLGAIPWALSRALPVFLALAFGGTFVQAIVDGVAGVKWLAAGLTLAGRMLPGLGFAILLRYLPVKRNLHYLALGFGLTAMLTVLYSNIQTLGGAVSSIVGTLPKDAAITFANNFKGLSMIGVAIFGIFLAVQHFKYSQRTVVAAPAASTKSESEEIEDDEL; encoded by the coding sequence ATGATACAATGGTGGCAAATTTTACTACTCACTTTGTACTCAGCTTATCAAATCTGTGATGAGTTGACCATCGTTTCGTCAGCAGGATCCCCTGTATTTGCTGGTTTCATTACTGGCTTGATTATGGGCGATTTGACGACCGGTTTGTTTATCGGTGGTAGCCTGCAATTGTTCGTTCTTGGTGTCGGAACATTTGGTGGAGCTTCTCGTATTGATGCGACATCAGGTGCCGTTCTTGCGACAGCTTTCTCCGTAGCACAAGGCATTAAGCCAGAGTTGGCTATTGCGACAATCGCAGTACCGGTAGCAACTTTGTTGACTTACTTTGATATCTTAGGCCGTATGACAACGACTTATTTCGCACACCGTGTGGATGCAGCAGTTGAGCGTTTCGACTATAAAGGTATTGAACGCAACTATCTCTTAGGTGCTATTCCTTGGGCCCTGTCTCGTGCCCTTCCAGTCTTTCTGGCTCTGGCATTTGGTGGAACATTTGTTCAAGCGATAGTAGATGGTGTTGCTGGTGTGAAATGGCTGGCTGCAGGTTTGACACTGGCTGGTCGTATGCTTCCAGGGCTCGGGTTTGCTATCTTGCTTCGTTACCTTCCAGTTAAACGCAATCTTCACTACCTAGCTCTTGGTTTTGGCTTGACTGCTATGCTGACTGTGCTTTACTCAAACATTCAAACTTTGGGTGGGGCTGTATCTAGTATTGTTGGAACTCTTCCAAAAGATGCTGCGATCACATTTGCCAACAACTTCAAAGGCTTGTCTATGATTGGTGTAGCTATCTTTGGTATCTTCCTTGCAGTACAGCATTTCAAATACAGCCAAAGAACAGTAGTTGCTGCTCCAGCTGCTAGCACAAAATCAGAAAGTGAGGAAATTGAAGATGACGAACTCTAA